A portion of the Sabethes cyaneus chromosome 3, idSabCyanKW18_F2, whole genome shotgun sequence genome contains these proteins:
- the LOC128742469 gene encoding HEAT repeat-containing protein 3, with protein MGKARKPKVHKNKLNPTGLVDVNAMLDQELSNGKTDSPIQAIAEQLQSASVEEKICGLQTLATICHNEVNIGAVVKSDVVRIAASLLVDSDQSVRHATAGALRNLSVLSVEICEYMVDQDVLTPLLALLNRYTSVEWKPTFDTTVQGQMDEKSDTFLQAVSLLWNLCESTSVALDSFNQSHLLESFVRCLDWKIYGKDIAISVAQCLLVISEDNAASWRVLSNFGNELSSLLSLDGDSPNALLRTVAAGVIANVPALSATYLSQLFMAISKTLEINHRSALGAVTSSLPLLSRKDVADVEVLDDAPMEEESAQQSHQRRRRDDMPSEVEIEVRNIGWLLQAQRIAAEILTNICSTEEEEWQDDMDDENLSDAESVHDYDADNGPNDSLQNTDKLPVEVLDAIKSLGLVEKLWHKAQPIAENVRQILAESERNLLKRVNNLRASAMLCLHNLCNNISTDDLGGAEAIYQVWLELGQQVFQGEQNPKLLEASTTLMRATLEHLRKSPELFRQMTENDLQLMLNGVTECQDAEIRANWLRMLGILGCLLPEPLIRLIIDFVLTTCLKEQNLWTISEAMDSMMDIFAENDWNQIVHDLGMVAKCKELDRRIKSKLKQNKRELNERYPAVCTVRTNLCRFCKYLESEMKKIKPAVET; from the exons ATGGGAAAAGCAAGGAAACCAAAAGTGCACAAAAATAAGCTTAATCCTACCGGTCTGGTAGACGTGAATGCAATGCTCGATCAGGAACTGTCGAACGGTAAAACGGATTCACCGATCCAAGCCATAGCAGAACAGTTGCAGTCGGCTAGTGTCGAAGAAAAAATATGCGGCTTGCAAACGTTGGCCACGATCTGCCACAATGAAGTGAATATTGGTGCTGTTGTGAAGAGCGATGTCGTCCGGATTGCGGCTTCGTTGCTGGTAGATTCCGATCAAAGCGTTCGACACGCTACGGCAGGAGCACTCCGGAATCTGTCGGTGCTGAGCGTCGAAATTTGTGAGTACATGGTCGACCAGGATGTGCTAACTCCACTTCTAGCATTGTTGAATCGTTATACTTCCGTGGAATGGAAGCCGACTTTCGATACAACTGTACAAGGGCAAATGGACGAAAAGTCTGACACCTTTTTGCAAGCTGTCAGCTTGCTCTGGAATTTATGCGAAAGCACTTCGGTGGCTTTGGACAGTTTCAATCAGTCCCACCTTTTGGAAAGTTTCGTTAGGTGTCTGGATTGGAAGATTTACGGAAAAGATATTG CTATTTCTGTTGCCCAGTGTTTGTTGGTCATTTCAGAAGATAATGCCGCGTCATGGAGGGTGCTATCAAATTTTGGTAACGAACTTTCATCTCTGCTATCTCTTGATGGGGACAGTCCGAATGCACTGTTGAGAACCGTCGCCGCTGGAGTAATTGCCAATGTCCCGGCTTTGTCTGCAACTTATCTTAGTCAGTTGTTCATGGCCATTTCCAAAACTTTAGAGATTAATCATCGCTCGGCACTGGGTGCCGTTACCAGTTCTTTACCGTTACTGTCACGCAAAGATGTTGCCGATGTTGAAGTACTAGATGATGCTCCTATGGAAGAGGAATCAGCACAACAGTCGCATCAACGACGACGCCGAGACGACATGCCTTCCGAAGTTGAAATAGAGGTTCGAAACATAGGCTGGTTGCTGCAAGCACAACGAATAGccgctgaaattttgaccaatatCTGCTCCACCGAGGAAGAGGAATGGCAGGATGACATGGACGATGAAAATCTGTCAGATGCGGAAAGTGTACACGATTACGATGCGGACAATGGACCGAACGACAGCCTGCAAAATACCGACAAATTGCCGGTAGAAGTGCTGGACGCAATTAAATCACTTGGACTTGTTGAAAAGCTTTGGCATAAAGCGCAACCAATTGCGGAAAATGTTCGACAAATTCTTGCTGAAAGCGAACGAAACTTACTGAAACGCGTTAACAATTTGCGAGCTTCCGCCATGCTTTGTCTTCATAATCTATGCAATAATATCTCTACCGATGATCTTGGAGGTGCTGAAGCTATCTACCAGGTTTGGCTGGAGCTAGGTcaacaagtttttcaaggcgAACAAAACCCCAAACTATTGGAAGCATCGACAACATTGATGCGAGCCACTTTGGAACATTTGCGCAAAAGTCCGGAATTATTCCGCCAAATGACTGAAAATGATCTACAGCTTATGTTGAATGGAGTAACCGAATGCCAAGACGCAGAAATTCGCGCAAACTGGCTGCGCATGCTTGGAATTCTCGGCTGCCTTTTGCCGGAACCGCTGATCAGGCTGATTATTGATTTTGTCCTTACGACTTGcctaaaggagcaaaatttgtGGACCATTTCGGAGGCAATGGACTCCATGATGGACATTTTCGCAGAAAACGATTGGAATCAAATTGTACATGACCTGGGAATGGTAGCCAAATGCAAGGAATTAGACCGCCGCATAAAGTCGAAACTGAAGCAGAATAAACGGGAACTAAATGAACGGTATCCGGCCGTTTGCACTGTGCGGACCAATCTCTGCCGGTTCTGTAAATACCTAGAATcggaaatgaagaaaataaagcCCGCTGTTGAAACTTAG
- the LOC128742924 gene encoding uncharacterized protein LOC128742924, with product MSYSYNTTGRSASQTSIYDYPEHLNPFYEDENHKRLRFWNFTSQRPGKARSERRGSLVSIRDGLRDMWEFKTFRLKKKRSSSLGVNKTSESPPPLRRDDHDSQYHTISNASAYRSTIGTAGYRPGYSQSSSNTPLFERNTRYRSSLQNQPNDIGIGLFRNDRYRSTIQNGFATYSGGSMVTSTPRSRYAPGTPRYGMNAGTSQSSLRATNPFEEDDDGVLVTETYVSSNGVVRLRPRKKRRAPPPPVQKLLDSSVESVDDATLSTRLKIEESCPPENSEDIDKLTNLTAEIESFVRTTSNDDVTTSSAEQKQPRAEPSPLSDTSNNEVKLKIVEQSEQRVTVKPAEISTPNDVVLLDKPAEQSSELLTKESTTKTDSTIPEPVEQISQIEELKIVEEFKCETAPQPSPRGKSSPPPGPKTPPVAEELDLENVSLPETPVPARRLNKHRNAAKTNGNILQISERSDSVTSSSVSEEENMQSRAVKNVNYEFEYKVQPIVTEIDEKIGTARMKISESIEDIHSTPGAGNERRRSVRDIIESINKSQSLLKVNQDSTTGLRTAQSNDSVNRNMRELSERERELQALINEMDSHFGNQKPAAPPRDRGSYYDNVPDDGDDENTDNLLSKSDMRSKKSPTKSLGIEPSDEAQFKDCIDWNPLPKPRRSRHFPETAHQMTVGGGVLSNIDQNNNGTSKS from the exons GGAATTCAAAACATTTCGACTGAAAAAGAAGCGCTCGTCATCTCTGGGTGTCAACAAAACTTCCGAAAGTCCGCCTCCGCTTCGTCGGGATGATCATGATTCACAATATCACACTATCAGTAATGCGTCCGCATACAGAAGTACCATCGGCACTGCCGGATATCGTCCAGGATACTCACAATCCAGCTCGAACACTCCGCTGTTCGAAAGAAATACACGTTACCGCAGTTCCCTCCAGAATCAGCCGAAT GATATCGGAATTGGTCTTTTTAGAAACGATCGCTATAGAAGCACAATTCAAAATGGATTTGCAACTTACAGTGGTGGTTCCATGGTAACATCTACACCCCGCTCCAGATATGCTCCAGGAACACCCCGATATGGAATGAACGCTGG AACATCCCAATCTAGTCTAAGGGCAACCAATCCTTTCGAAGAGGACGACGATGGCGTTTTGGTCACTGAAACTTACGTCAGCAGCAATGGAGTAGTTCGTTTGAGACCACGTAAGAAGCGACGCGCGCCACCTCCACCAGTACAAAAACTA TTAGACTCTTCAGTCGAATCAGTTGACGACGCGACACTCAGCACAAGGTTGAAGATCGAGGAATCATGTCCTCCGGAAAACTCAGAGGATATTGACAAACTTACCAATCTTACGGCTGAAATTGAATCCTTTGTCCGAACAACCTCGAATGACGACGTTACCACGAGCTCAGCAGAACAGAAACAGCCGAGAGCTGAGCCCTCCCCACTCAGTGATACCAGCAATAATGAAGTAAAACTCAAAATAGTTGAACAGTCCGAACAGCGTGTTACAGTTAAGCCAGCAGAGATATCGACACCAAATGATGTAGTCCTGCTGGACAAACCAGCAGAACAATCAAGTGAATTGTTGACTAAGGAATCAACCACCAAAACGGATTCTACAATACCAGAACCCGTTGAACAAATCTCGCAAATCGAAGAGCTAAAAATAGTGGAGGAGTTTAAATGTGAAACCGCTCCACAACCATCCCCCCGAGGTAAATCGTCACCTCCACCGGGACCGAAGACTCCCCCCGTTGCGGAAGAGCTTGACCTAGAAAACGTCTCACTTCCTGAAACTCCGGTGCCCGCACGCCGTTTAAATAAGCATCGCAACGCAGCAAAGACCAACGGAAATATTTTGCAAATCTCGGAGCGTTCCGATTCCGTTACTTCCTCTTCTGTCAGCGAGGAGGAAAACATGCAATCCAGAGCAGTGAAAAACGTCAACTACGAGTTCGAGTACAAggtgcaaccaattgttaccgAAATTGACGAGAAAATTGGCACAGCTCGCATGAAAATTAGCGAATCGATTGAAGACATCCATTCAACACCGGGTGCTGGCAACGAACGCCGTCGTTCGGTCCGGGATATCATCGAATCCATCAATAAAAGTCAAAGTCTGTTGAAGGTCAATCAAGATTCGACAACCGGACTACGCACAGCTCAGTCAAACGATAGTGTCAACAGAAACATGAGGGAGCTAAGCGAACGGGAACGAGAGCTACAAGCTCTCATTAACGAAATGGACTCTCATTTTGGGAATCAGAAACCAGCAGCTCCACCTAGAGACCGTGGTTCCTACTATGACAACGTTCCGGATGATGGAGACGATGAAAACACGGACAACTTGCTCAGCAAGTCGGATATGCGTTCAAAGAAAAGTCCAACAAAGTCATTAGGCATTGAACCGAGCGATGAGGCACAGTTCAAGGATTGTATTGATTGGAACCCATTGCCAAAGCCGCGAAGAAGTCGCCACTTCCCAGAAACTGCGCATCAAATGACGGTTGGAGGGGGTGTACTATCGAATATTGATCAGAATAACAACGGAACTAGTAAAAGTTAA
- the LOC128742929 gene encoding endocuticle structural glycoprotein SgAbd-2-like encodes MSSLHLALFVTLLAACFAAPQKSPSADAQAPIVSSNSDIQPDGSFQYSYETGNGIKAQNQGSLKSVQVTKADGSGTENGQAVVQSGSFSYQAPDGTQIELKYTADENGFHPEGNHLPVAPVA; translated from the coding sequence ATGAGTTCGCTGCATCTGGCCCTATTCGTAACCCTGTTAGCAGCGTGCTTTGCTGCCCCGCAGAAATCTCCATCTGCCGATGCGCAGGCTCCAATCGTTAGTTCAAATTCGGATATTCAGCCCGATGGAAGCTTTCAATATTCCTACGAAACCGGAAATGGAATCAAAGCTCAGAACCAAGGATCACTGAAGAGCGTCCAAGTGACAAAGGCCGACGGAAGCGGAACGGAAAATGGTCAAGCCGTTGTGCAAAGCGGCAGCTTTTCCTACCAGGCGCCCGATGGAACGCAGATCGAGCTGAAATACACAGCGGATGAGAATGGTTTCCATCCGGAAGGAAATCATCTGCCGGTGGCACCGGTTGCTTAA